A single window of Mangifera indica cultivar Alphonso chromosome 18, CATAS_Mindica_2.1, whole genome shotgun sequence DNA harbors:
- the LOC123202491 gene encoding rab3 GTPase-activating protein catalytic subunit-like isoform X1 yields MDTPSFLSKARTAFHSAAAKAERVFTDFKSDRDSDNTSPNLQNGGQSKGHNEAKHLYTQRRHAPLGRKHDWQDRLRNIRIGRRGAEEPEKVDSTTLAAPYDDENLYILNMKNDLEAKGTDVNSLLERLTSTDVNRIPPVSVLKQLAVAVESGTNFRSIKDSLASSGSFSPVFERAGLSLSSVKSLVLRDKDDKLASDFCNDEKVMSLIQSLFDAEGNFLRRKIYSDSMTSTTLETLPRDIHGAPPQSFVIKLAEVIGSFKTLQRMALFWCMVVSELRRLWSEEQHIPGIPMDEIPDLDSCLLYQQLQVINCCLSRKRRRIIATESLDCLMRQSSSNVEGSSLSMDTPPASPVLYARLSNGELVLRLGADHPTDLTLLETGEPVYFPITQEGPLLTEDLIKETEELVIRTGSVGAGCSQLLSDMQAFKAANPGCILEDFVRWHSPPDWTASEQSNENEFDGCDCSSAKGQLSRRMKKEGNLWVELWETAKPVPAVKQVPLFDEDLAVEGILNSLEDISPAELFEQLFVSLLGLGFVFAEANLSTDDNLSKLFHEFKDYVVATFQGSAWSEKIDDICQVYETVERMLTHPKEVLMNQAEGMTSTADELKNRFKRLTHNFVKDRQQRKLAIKDLKNSDENLGSLHQPFASFFDGKSPLFSKKPPKSDCLAPACEKSACPVETDWTIV; encoded by the exons ATGGACACTCCTTCTTTTCTCTCCAAGGCTAGGACTGCCTTCCATTCTGCTGCGGCAAAAGCGGAGCGCGTCTTCACTGACTTCAAATCTGACCGAG ATTCTGATAACACATCTCCCAATTTACAAAATGGAGGCCAGTCGAAG GGTCACAATGAGGCCAAACATTTGTATACACAGCGGAGGCATGCTCCTCTGGGGAGAAAACATGATTGGCAAGATAGGTTGCGGAACATAAGAATAGGAAGAAGAGGAGCTGAAGAACCTGAGAAAGTTGATAGCACAACACTGGCAGCTCCATATGATGATGAAAATTTGTACATACTTAACATGAAAAATGATCTTGAAGCAAAG GGAACAGATGTTAACTCCTTGCTAGAACGTTTGACTTCCACCGATGTAAATAGAATTCCTCCAGTGTCTGTTTTGAAGCAATTGGCTGTAGCTGTTGA GAGTGGAACGAATTTTAGGTCAATAAAGGATTCTTTGGCATCATCTGGGAGTTTTTCACCTGTCTTTGAAAGGGCGGGTTTGAGTCTCTCCAGTGTAAAATCATTAGTTCTTCGTGACAAAGATGATAAACTTGCATCTGACTTCTGCAACGATGAGAAAGTAATGTCGTTGATTCAGTCATTATTTGATGCAG AGGGAAACTTTCTCAGAAGGAAGATTTATTCTGATTCAATGACGTCTACTACCTTGGAAACTTTGCCCAGAGATATTCATGGTGCTCCTCCTCAAAGCTTTGTCATTAAGCTAGCTGAAGTTATTGGAAGCTTTAAAACCCTGCAAAGAATGGCATTGTTCTGGTGCATGGTAGTTTCTGAA CTAAGAAGACTTTGGTCTGAGGAGCAACATATTCCTGGCATCCCCATGGATGAGATACCAGATCTAGACTCCTGCCTTTTGTATCAGCAATTGCAGGTTATCAATTGTTGTCTTTCAAGGAAAAGGCGTCGCATTATTGCCACTGAATCATTAGATTGTTTGATGAGGCAATCCAGTTCAAATGTTGAGGGTTCATCTCTTTCTATGGATACACCTCCAGCAAGCCCTGTTTTGTATGCTAGATTAAGCAATGGTGAACTTGTTCTCCGACTAGGTGCTGATCATCCAACCGATTTAACATTGTTGGAAACTGGTGAACCTGTATACTTCCCCATCACTCAG GAAGGGCCTTTGCTTACGGAAGATCTTATTAAAGAAACAGAGGAGTTAGTGATTCGAACAGGGAG TGTTGGTGCTGGATGTTCTCAGCTCCTCTCTGACATGCAGGCTTTCAAG GCTGCAAATCCGGGTTGTATTTTAGAAGATTTTGTTAGATGGCACTCTCCCCCTGATTGGACTGCTAGTGAGCAGAGTAATGAAAATGAGTTTGATGGCTGTGATTGTTCATCTGCAAAGGGTCAACTAAGTCGTCGAATGAAAAAAGAAG GTAATTTGTGGGTTGAACTTTGGGAAACAGCTAAGCCAGTGCCAGCTGTTAAACAAGTCCCCCTCTTTGATGAGGATTTAGCAGT GGAAGGAATTTTGAATAGCTTAGAGGACATCTCACCAGCTGAGCTTTTTGAACAATTGTTTGTTTCATTA CTTGGTTTGGGATTTGTATTCGCTGAGGCCAATCTCTCCACTGATGATAATTTGTCCAAGCTTTTCCATGAGTTCAAAGACTATGTTGTTGCCACTTTTCAAGGAAGTGCCTGGAGTGAGAAGATTGATGATATTTGCCAG GTTTATGAAACGGTGGAGAGAATGTTAACTCATCCCAAGGAAGTCCTGATGAATCAGGCAGAAGGAATGACCTCAACTGCAGATGAACTGAAAAACCGATTTAAGAGACTCACTCACAACTTTGTCAAGGATAGACAACAGAGGAAACTCGCCATAAAAGATCTGAAGAATTCAGATGAAAATCTGGGTTCACTGCATCAACCATTCGCAAGCTTCTTTGATGGCAAGTCGCCATTATTCTCGAAGAAGCCTCCAAAATCGGATTGCCTGGCCCCAGCTTGTGAGAAATCTGCTTGTCCAGTTGAAACTGATTGGACAATTGTTTGA
- the LOC123202491 gene encoding rab3 GTPase-activating protein catalytic subunit-like isoform X2: MDTPSFLSKARTAFHSAAAKAERVFTDFKSDRGQSKGHNEAKHLYTQRRHAPLGRKHDWQDRLRNIRIGRRGAEEPEKVDSTTLAAPYDDENLYILNMKNDLEAKGTDVNSLLERLTSTDVNRIPPVSVLKQLAVAVESGTNFRSIKDSLASSGSFSPVFERAGLSLSSVKSLVLRDKDDKLASDFCNDEKVMSLIQSLFDAEGNFLRRKIYSDSMTSTTLETLPRDIHGAPPQSFVIKLAEVIGSFKTLQRMALFWCMVVSELRRLWSEEQHIPGIPMDEIPDLDSCLLYQQLQVINCCLSRKRRRIIATESLDCLMRQSSSNVEGSSLSMDTPPASPVLYARLSNGELVLRLGADHPTDLTLLETGEPVYFPITQEGPLLTEDLIKETEELVIRTGSVGAGCSQLLSDMQAFKAANPGCILEDFVRWHSPPDWTASEQSNENEFDGCDCSSAKGQLSRRMKKEGNLWVELWETAKPVPAVKQVPLFDEDLAVEGILNSLEDISPAELFEQLFVSLLGLGFVFAEANLSTDDNLSKLFHEFKDYVVATFQGSAWSEKIDDICQVYETVERMLTHPKEVLMNQAEGMTSTADELKNRFKRLTHNFVKDRQQRKLAIKDLKNSDENLGSLHQPFASFFDGKSPLFSKKPPKSDCLAPACEKSACPVETDWTIV; encoded by the exons ATGGACACTCCTTCTTTTCTCTCCAAGGCTAGGACTGCCTTCCATTCTGCTGCGGCAAAAGCGGAGCGCGTCTTCACTGACTTCAAATCTGACCGAG GCCAGTCGAAG GGTCACAATGAGGCCAAACATTTGTATACACAGCGGAGGCATGCTCCTCTGGGGAGAAAACATGATTGGCAAGATAGGTTGCGGAACATAAGAATAGGAAGAAGAGGAGCTGAAGAACCTGAGAAAGTTGATAGCACAACACTGGCAGCTCCATATGATGATGAAAATTTGTACATACTTAACATGAAAAATGATCTTGAAGCAAAG GGAACAGATGTTAACTCCTTGCTAGAACGTTTGACTTCCACCGATGTAAATAGAATTCCTCCAGTGTCTGTTTTGAAGCAATTGGCTGTAGCTGTTGA GAGTGGAACGAATTTTAGGTCAATAAAGGATTCTTTGGCATCATCTGGGAGTTTTTCACCTGTCTTTGAAAGGGCGGGTTTGAGTCTCTCCAGTGTAAAATCATTAGTTCTTCGTGACAAAGATGATAAACTTGCATCTGACTTCTGCAACGATGAGAAAGTAATGTCGTTGATTCAGTCATTATTTGATGCAG AGGGAAACTTTCTCAGAAGGAAGATTTATTCTGATTCAATGACGTCTACTACCTTGGAAACTTTGCCCAGAGATATTCATGGTGCTCCTCCTCAAAGCTTTGTCATTAAGCTAGCTGAAGTTATTGGAAGCTTTAAAACCCTGCAAAGAATGGCATTGTTCTGGTGCATGGTAGTTTCTGAA CTAAGAAGACTTTGGTCTGAGGAGCAACATATTCCTGGCATCCCCATGGATGAGATACCAGATCTAGACTCCTGCCTTTTGTATCAGCAATTGCAGGTTATCAATTGTTGTCTTTCAAGGAAAAGGCGTCGCATTATTGCCACTGAATCATTAGATTGTTTGATGAGGCAATCCAGTTCAAATGTTGAGGGTTCATCTCTTTCTATGGATACACCTCCAGCAAGCCCTGTTTTGTATGCTAGATTAAGCAATGGTGAACTTGTTCTCCGACTAGGTGCTGATCATCCAACCGATTTAACATTGTTGGAAACTGGTGAACCTGTATACTTCCCCATCACTCAG GAAGGGCCTTTGCTTACGGAAGATCTTATTAAAGAAACAGAGGAGTTAGTGATTCGAACAGGGAG TGTTGGTGCTGGATGTTCTCAGCTCCTCTCTGACATGCAGGCTTTCAAG GCTGCAAATCCGGGTTGTATTTTAGAAGATTTTGTTAGATGGCACTCTCCCCCTGATTGGACTGCTAGTGAGCAGAGTAATGAAAATGAGTTTGATGGCTGTGATTGTTCATCTGCAAAGGGTCAACTAAGTCGTCGAATGAAAAAAGAAG GTAATTTGTGGGTTGAACTTTGGGAAACAGCTAAGCCAGTGCCAGCTGTTAAACAAGTCCCCCTCTTTGATGAGGATTTAGCAGT GGAAGGAATTTTGAATAGCTTAGAGGACATCTCACCAGCTGAGCTTTTTGAACAATTGTTTGTTTCATTA CTTGGTTTGGGATTTGTATTCGCTGAGGCCAATCTCTCCACTGATGATAATTTGTCCAAGCTTTTCCATGAGTTCAAAGACTATGTTGTTGCCACTTTTCAAGGAAGTGCCTGGAGTGAGAAGATTGATGATATTTGCCAG GTTTATGAAACGGTGGAGAGAATGTTAACTCATCCCAAGGAAGTCCTGATGAATCAGGCAGAAGGAATGACCTCAACTGCAGATGAACTGAAAAACCGATTTAAGAGACTCACTCACAACTTTGTCAAGGATAGACAACAGAGGAAACTCGCCATAAAAGATCTGAAGAATTCAGATGAAAATCTGGGTTCACTGCATCAACCATTCGCAAGCTTCTTTGATGGCAAGTCGCCATTATTCTCGAAGAAGCCTCCAAAATCGGATTGCCTGGCCCCAGCTTGTGAGAAATCTGCTTGTCCAGTTGAAACTGATTGGACAATTGTTTGA
- the LOC123202491 gene encoding rab3 GTPase-activating protein catalytic subunit-like isoform X3, with protein sequence MKNDLEAKGTDVNSLLERLTSTDVNRIPPVSVLKQLAVAVESGTNFRSIKDSLASSGSFSPVFERAGLSLSSVKSLVLRDKDDKLASDFCNDEKVMSLIQSLFDAEGNFLRRKIYSDSMTSTTLETLPRDIHGAPPQSFVIKLAEVIGSFKTLQRMALFWCMVVSELRRLWSEEQHIPGIPMDEIPDLDSCLLYQQLQVINCCLSRKRRRIIATESLDCLMRQSSSNVEGSSLSMDTPPASPVLYARLSNGELVLRLGADHPTDLTLLETGEPVYFPITQEGPLLTEDLIKETEELVIRTGSVGAGCSQLLSDMQAFKAANPGCILEDFVRWHSPPDWTASEQSNENEFDGCDCSSAKGQLSRRMKKEGNLWVELWETAKPVPAVKQVPLFDEDLAVEGILNSLEDISPAELFEQLFVSLLGLGFVFAEANLSTDDNLSKLFHEFKDYVVATFQGSAWSEKIDDICQVYETVERMLTHPKEVLMNQAEGMTSTADELKNRFKRLTHNFVKDRQQRKLAIKDLKNSDENLGSLHQPFASFFDGKSPLFSKKPPKSDCLAPACEKSACPVETDWTIV encoded by the exons ATGAAAAATGATCTTGAAGCAAAG GGAACAGATGTTAACTCCTTGCTAGAACGTTTGACTTCCACCGATGTAAATAGAATTCCTCCAGTGTCTGTTTTGAAGCAATTGGCTGTAGCTGTTGA GAGTGGAACGAATTTTAGGTCAATAAAGGATTCTTTGGCATCATCTGGGAGTTTTTCACCTGTCTTTGAAAGGGCGGGTTTGAGTCTCTCCAGTGTAAAATCATTAGTTCTTCGTGACAAAGATGATAAACTTGCATCTGACTTCTGCAACGATGAGAAAGTAATGTCGTTGATTCAGTCATTATTTGATGCAG AGGGAAACTTTCTCAGAAGGAAGATTTATTCTGATTCAATGACGTCTACTACCTTGGAAACTTTGCCCAGAGATATTCATGGTGCTCCTCCTCAAAGCTTTGTCATTAAGCTAGCTGAAGTTATTGGAAGCTTTAAAACCCTGCAAAGAATGGCATTGTTCTGGTGCATGGTAGTTTCTGAA CTAAGAAGACTTTGGTCTGAGGAGCAACATATTCCTGGCATCCCCATGGATGAGATACCAGATCTAGACTCCTGCCTTTTGTATCAGCAATTGCAGGTTATCAATTGTTGTCTTTCAAGGAAAAGGCGTCGCATTATTGCCACTGAATCATTAGATTGTTTGATGAGGCAATCCAGTTCAAATGTTGAGGGTTCATCTCTTTCTATGGATACACCTCCAGCAAGCCCTGTTTTGTATGCTAGATTAAGCAATGGTGAACTTGTTCTCCGACTAGGTGCTGATCATCCAACCGATTTAACATTGTTGGAAACTGGTGAACCTGTATACTTCCCCATCACTCAG GAAGGGCCTTTGCTTACGGAAGATCTTATTAAAGAAACAGAGGAGTTAGTGATTCGAACAGGGAG TGTTGGTGCTGGATGTTCTCAGCTCCTCTCTGACATGCAGGCTTTCAAG GCTGCAAATCCGGGTTGTATTTTAGAAGATTTTGTTAGATGGCACTCTCCCCCTGATTGGACTGCTAGTGAGCAGAGTAATGAAAATGAGTTTGATGGCTGTGATTGTTCATCTGCAAAGGGTCAACTAAGTCGTCGAATGAAAAAAGAAG GTAATTTGTGGGTTGAACTTTGGGAAACAGCTAAGCCAGTGCCAGCTGTTAAACAAGTCCCCCTCTTTGATGAGGATTTAGCAGT GGAAGGAATTTTGAATAGCTTAGAGGACATCTCACCAGCTGAGCTTTTTGAACAATTGTTTGTTTCATTA CTTGGTTTGGGATTTGTATTCGCTGAGGCCAATCTCTCCACTGATGATAATTTGTCCAAGCTTTTCCATGAGTTCAAAGACTATGTTGTTGCCACTTTTCAAGGAAGTGCCTGGAGTGAGAAGATTGATGATATTTGCCAG GTTTATGAAACGGTGGAGAGAATGTTAACTCATCCCAAGGAAGTCCTGATGAATCAGGCAGAAGGAATGACCTCAACTGCAGATGAACTGAAAAACCGATTTAAGAGACTCACTCACAACTTTGTCAAGGATAGACAACAGAGGAAACTCGCCATAAAAGATCTGAAGAATTCAGATGAAAATCTGGGTTCACTGCATCAACCATTCGCAAGCTTCTTTGATGGCAAGTCGCCATTATTCTCGAAGAAGCCTCCAAAATCGGATTGCCTGGCCCCAGCTTGTGAGAAATCTGCTTGTCCAGTTGAAACTGATTGGACAATTGTTTGA
- the LOC123202419 gene encoding glycine-rich cell wall structural protein, whose product MASCSSRFLVFLILGVLVCNINARKLVGGEKGGFQEEKNFVHRPRLGGGGGLGGGGGGGFGGGGGLGGGAGGGAGFGGGAGAGGGLGGGGGLGGGGGGGFGGGGGGGVGGGSGFGGGAGFGGGAGAGGGLGGGAGGGFGGGGGGGLGGGAGAGGGFGAGGGAGGGLDGGYP is encoded by the coding sequence ATGGCTTCTTGTTCTTCTAGGTTTCTTGTTTTCTTGATTCTCGGTGTTCTTGTGTGCAACATTAATGCGAGGAAGCTAGTTGGGGGTGAAAAGGGTGGTTTTCAGGAGGAGAAGAATTTTGTTCACCGTCCTAGACttggtggtggcggtggacTAGGTGGAGGGGGCGGTGGAGGATTTGGTGGTGGAGGTGGGCTAGGTGGTGGTGCTGGAGGTGGAGCTGGGTTTGGTGGGGGTGCTGGTGCTGGAGGGGGACTAGGTGGCGGAGGTGGACTTGGTGGAGGTGGTGGGGGAGGGTTTGGTGGAGGCGGCGGTGGAGGAGTGGGTGGCGGGTCTGGTTTCGGAGGTGGAGCTGGATTTGGAGGTGGTGCTGGAGCTGGTGGTGGACTAGGTGGGGGAGCTGGAGGAGGCTTTGGAGGGGGTGGCGGCGGTGGACTTGGCGGTGGTGCTGGTGCTGGTGGTGGTTTTGGAGCTGGAGGTGGCGCTGGTGGCGGCCTAGATGGTGGATATCCTTAA